Genomic segment of Panicum virgatum strain AP13 chromosome 2K, P.virgatum_v5, whole genome shotgun sequence:
GTGAAATGGTAGCTATTTAATTTGCAGGTTGCAACAAGACCTCTTAGCCGTGTACTAGTTCTCCAGTCCTGGTACTGATCCTCCAAGTAGTGAGGTGTACCATTCCCTAGCTACTTACTAGTATTACTAGCTGCAACGTTGCATTGTTGATGTTCCAACAACGCTTCGTCTTCCGGAGACGAGACGGCGGGGAGGAGCAACTGCCCACGCACGCCGCAGCGCAGTGAAGGCATGCATGCAGCCACCTCGCCTTTACCTCGACCTACCGCTACAAATAGCCCTCTCCTCGCCGCGTCGATGGCCGTCCCCAATCCAAATCCCAGCGTCCCACCAAGCTCCGGCAGATCGTCCGCTCTCATCCAAGAACCTGCAGCTGCTCCCGACGATGTTCGCCGTGGTCGCCGCCGTCATCTCCTCCTTCCTGACGTTCCTGTGGCCGGTGGTCatcccggcggcagcggccgtgAAGATGGTggcgcccggcgccggcgggctccTCATCTCCCGCGCGGCGTTCATTGCGAACCCCAAGCTCTACTTCGCCATCCTCCACTCGGGGGGCCCCTGCCTAGCGGTGTGATGGAGAAGTGTAAATAAAAGatgggcggcgtggccgcggggcGTTGTTCCCCTTCATGCATGTGTGATCCGTTCATGTTCATCGATTGCTGCCTTACCTTGCACTGCTGATGCCCCCGGCGATCGGAACAGTGATGATCGGGTCACGATCTTTTTGGTAGCTCGCCTCGATCTGCGACCGCGGTGTACGGCCGGGGAAACTGCTCTGGCTGCACACATTCACTTCGACACGACCTTTACGGTGGACGGCTCTCCACGGAACGATACGAGTAGTCCGCACAGTGAGAATTTCCCCTGACATTGGACACGAGTCGCCTACGCGGCGCGGTAAATTTCCACTCGGGCGTCCACATCAGtccgcccctctctctctctctctctctctctctctctctctctctctctctctctctctctctctctctctctctctctctctctctctccacgtcGGCTTGCGCAGACGCGTGTCGTCCGGCGCTCGGCCAACGCCCGGATCCATTCACCTCAACCCCGCCCGGCCTAGCTATAAACTGGGTCGTCGTCGCCGCAAGCGCACCTCAACGCACGCCCACCTCCGCCTTCTTCAACCCTCCGATCCGTTCATCCTCGCACGCGCTGTGACAACCGACACGGCAAAGCTCCTGTGGCTGTGGGAAACCCTGTCAGTTCCGCGACATACCACACGATGAACTCGACCGTGGTCGCTGACCTCCTCCTcagggccgccggccgcgtGGCCTTCGCCAAGGCCTGCGCCTACTTCCtctggccggccgccgctccggtCGCCGACGTGATGATGAAGGCGCCGGGTGCTGCCGGGCTGCTCATCTCGCGGGCGGCGTCCGAGGCCAACCCGCAGCTCTACTTCCAGCTGCTCCGACACGCCGGCGTCCAGGCTGCGGTGGCCGCGTTCGCGGCCTGACCTGCCTCGCGTTGCAGCGTGCTGCCGCCTGCCGGCCGGCGAACGCGCGGCGTCTGGGTTGGCGGTACCGAAGTACTAGTACAGTAGTATGTGGTAGCCGATCGATGTCCTAGCATGTGGTAGCAGATCGATGCTGTAGCTGTAGTGTCTGTCATGTGCTCTACGAGCAGTAGTGTTATGTATGTAGGCCTACTTTCTGATGAGTGATGTACAATAGTAGTTTGTACTGTGTTGGAGGTCAGATCCTTTTTTAACCTTCAGTAGTGTTAGCTAGCTAAGAAAATTCCTGCAGTGGCGCTCTTGAACTCTTAGTTTGTACTGATCTACCAGTAGTATACTAAGTATTCCCTAGCTGCTTGGATGCAATGATGTGAGCTGTTTCTCATCTGCTGAGGATTGCCTTCATCTTCATGTGAAAGATTTTTTTGTACAAGCATCGCCGCTTTTGAGACAAGTGATCCGAGAGCATTGTCGGACATAATGCCATGATGATCGATCCTTCACAATAAACACTGCCGCAACGCTTCGGATCTGGAGTCGCTCGGTGTTTGGAGAAGCAAGAATGCAGTTAACACATTGTCCAAGGAATCAATCTCTCGTGACTTGTTAGCTACTACAAGATATATGAATAAATTTACTTCAAAAAGATATATGAATAAAAGATAGAGATAAGTGAAAAATAGGAAGATATGAGAGATTATTGGTTGGAGACTTGTTAGTTAGTACAAGacatgaataaaaaaatagagataagCGAAAAATAGGAAGGTACGCGAGAGATTGATTGGAGTGTAGTAGGTCCACATAGAGAGAAGCAGGAGTTCAAATTTGAGAGATCAGTTGGAAGTGCAAATTCATGCGAAAAAATCATGTGACAAATGCAAAATCATCCTTTATTCCTAATATGATGGCACACTCGCATTATTGCACGAccgaaataaaaaaacaaaaatattacaTGGAGTGTGCCAAAAACTTGTCCCGTAACGTGGCCATGGGAAGTTCCAAAACATGTTCGGGTGCAACCTTTCACACACAGTGCCAACAGAATGGCAAAGATTCGCACCAAAACAGGTCACCCACCTCGAATCTGATCATCACGCGAAGTCCAACCCTGTTCCTTGCAGCTTCTCGCGAACAATCCCGtccagccgcgccgccatcTCTGGCGTCATGTGGTTCGCCCAGTCCCCGGCGACCCCCTTCCGGAAGAAGGCGTCGCGCGGCATGGCGCGGTACCTCCCCGCGGTTCCGCTGCCAGCCTTGTTCACCTCCAGCCCCTTCATCTTGTCGAAGCTGCAGAGCTCCACGACGGCCGCGAcatcggcggc
This window contains:
- the LOC120694390 gene encoding protein EGG APPARATUS-1-like; its protein translation is MNSTVVADLLLRAAGRVAFAKACAYFLWPAAAPVADVMMKAPGAAGLLISRAASEANPQLYFQLLRHAGVQAAVAAFAA